A DNA window from Pseudarthrobacter sp. W1I19 contains the following coding sequences:
- a CDS encoding glycoside hydrolase family 16 protein: MIGFRTIEAGPARADSAEKSRRRMQARPVVLTIVLSVLAYGSLSFVSDSSPVQANINPPSGEAMPIGNLPGWKQVFTEDFVSGNVPVGEFPGGMYGAKWSENYADGTPDTAAQLNEARSGYFPSRVLSVKDGVLDMYLHSENGTSMGAAPSPKFSETSGRPYNSQVYGRYSVRFKADPLPGYKTAWLLWPDSKQWPEDGEIDFPEGDLAATIFAAMHGTGSAEGELIDMFHTTATFSSWHTATIEWNPGRVEFFLDGRSIGISTTSTPDKPMHYILQTESCLPVCPAPETSGHLYVDWVAIWEKS, encoded by the coding sequence ATGATCGGATTCAGAACCATCGAAGCGGGCCCTGCACGGGCTGACAGTGCGGAGAAATCCCGGCGTCGCATGCAGGCACGCCCCGTCGTGCTGACGATCGTGTTGTCGGTTCTGGCATATGGCTCGCTGAGTTTCGTTTCCGATTCATCACCGGTCCAAGCCAACATCAACCCGCCCAGCGGAGAAGCCATGCCCATCGGCAACCTGCCCGGTTGGAAGCAGGTGTTCACTGAGGATTTTGTCAGCGGAAATGTGCCTGTTGGCGAATTCCCCGGCGGGATGTACGGCGCGAAGTGGAGCGAAAATTATGCTGACGGCACCCCGGATACAGCGGCCCAGCTGAATGAGGCGAGGTCCGGATATTTCCCGTCCAGGGTTCTCAGCGTCAAAGACGGCGTCCTGGACATGTATCTGCACTCCGAAAACGGCACCTCAATGGGCGCAGCGCCGTCGCCCAAGTTCAGCGAGACCAGCGGGCGTCCCTACAACAGCCAAGTCTACGGACGCTACTCCGTGCGGTTTAAGGCCGATCCGCTGCCGGGATACAAAACAGCCTGGTTGCTCTGGCCCGACAGCAAGCAGTGGCCGGAGGATGGCGAGATCGACTTTCCCGAAGGAGATTTGGCGGCAACGATCTTCGCTGCCATGCACGGCACTGGCAGCGCTGAGGGCGAGCTCATTGACATGTTCCACACCACGGCAACATTTAGCTCCTGGCACACTGCCACCATCGAGTGGAACCCCGGACGCGTTGAATTTTTTCTTGATGGCAGGTCTATCGGCATCAGCACGACATCGACTCCTGACAAGCCCATGCATTACATCCTGCAGACTGAATCGTGCCTGCCGGTATGCCCGGCCCCTGAAACCAGCGGCCATCTGTACGTTGATTGGGTTGCCATCTGGGAGAAGAGCTAG
- a CDS encoding DUF1622 domain-containing protein — protein sequence MDFREVIEAAGQVVDFAGVAVMVIGALVSIPLALRGHQPRRLPAGTGKLSFYRLYRQLLGRSILLGLELLVAADIIRTVAVTPTFETVGVLAIIVLIRTFLSFSLELEITGRWPWQKQSGDPGEAPAS from the coding sequence ATGGATTTTCGGGAAGTTATTGAGGCTGCCGGGCAGGTTGTCGATTTCGCCGGCGTAGCTGTGATGGTGATCGGCGCCCTGGTGTCCATCCCTCTGGCGCTTCGAGGTCATCAGCCGCGAAGGCTCCCTGCCGGCACCGGGAAACTGAGCTTCTACCGCTTATACCGCCAACTCTTAGGCAGATCCATTCTGCTGGGGCTTGAGCTGTTGGTTGCCGCCGACATCATCCGCACTGTCGCGGTCACGCCCACCTTCGAAACCGTGGGAGTCCTGGCAATCATTGTGCTGATCCGGACCTTCCTCAGTTTTTCCCTTGAGCTTGAAATCACCGGGCGCTGGCCGTGGCAGAAGCAGTCAGGTGATCCTGGAGAGGCACCGGCAAGTTAG
- a CDS encoding lipopolysaccharide biosynthesis protein — translation MTTVRGKSAVDGPPVRHSALRSSIGLIIAKGAQTGSGFAFWVVAAHAASDREVGLTTAAVSAVLICAQLAVLGAGSAVIVSVGRGEPPARVLDAAFAIVGVASTVLALGYLVLQLTAAPDTASTSVLFWLMFLVAAVTGTMGTVLDQALVALGRGASATLRYTMGGGVSLGAAALVAWLAHPAAADLLMACWTLGTALTCIVGVIQLRRLVGYRPRPSLHPARGRPLLMLGIPNQLLTLTERAPGLVLPLLLAHMVSPEAAAYWYPAWMMAWAAYTAPMLMGIVQFSEGVRDPGRLVSTTWATLRWSLAIGGLGAVVLIVFARPLLHLLGDRYADASAGALRWLAAGVVAYAVLQAYNAVCRARGRYVEAITVGVVLAAALCISALSAAGSGPSAMALTWLVVLSIGALVVGIRLIAVLRRVKQEVR, via the coding sequence GTGACAACAGTGAGGGGGAAATCCGCCGTGGACGGCCCGCCCGTCCGGCACTCCGCACTGCGCAGTTCAATAGGCCTCATCATTGCCAAGGGTGCCCAGACCGGCTCGGGTTTCGCTTTCTGGGTGGTGGCCGCACACGCGGCCTCCGACCGTGAGGTCGGGCTCACTACGGCCGCCGTCTCGGCAGTGTTGATCTGCGCTCAGCTCGCGGTGCTGGGCGCAGGGTCGGCCGTGATCGTCTCGGTGGGGCGGGGGGAACCGCCGGCGCGGGTGCTGGATGCGGCGTTCGCAATCGTGGGGGTAGCCAGCACCGTGCTGGCCCTGGGGTACCTCGTCCTGCAGCTGACCGCAGCCCCGGACACGGCCTCGACATCGGTTCTCTTCTGGCTGATGTTCCTCGTGGCCGCCGTGACCGGAACAATGGGTACCGTGCTGGACCAGGCCCTTGTGGCACTGGGACGCGGCGCCAGCGCCACCTTGAGGTACACGATGGGCGGCGGCGTCTCACTCGGGGCTGCAGCGCTCGTGGCCTGGCTGGCGCATCCCGCGGCGGCAGACCTGCTGATGGCCTGCTGGACCCTCGGGACCGCCCTGACATGCATCGTGGGCGTCATCCAGTTGCGACGACTTGTGGGCTACCGGCCGCGGCCATCCTTGCACCCGGCGCGCGGCCGTCCGCTGCTGATGCTTGGCATCCCGAACCAGCTCCTCACGCTCACCGAGCGTGCCCCCGGGCTGGTGCTGCCGCTCCTGCTTGCGCACATGGTGTCGCCGGAGGCCGCTGCCTACTGGTACCCCGCTTGGATGATGGCGTGGGCAGCCTATACCGCTCCGATGTTGATGGGCATCGTTCAGTTCTCCGAGGGTGTCCGGGATCCTGGCCGCCTCGTATCGACCACGTGGGCGACTCTCCGGTGGTCGCTCGCCATCGGAGGGCTGGGCGCCGTCGTCCTCATCGTCTTCGCCCGCCCCCTGCTCCATTTGCTCGGAGACCGGTACGCCGACGCGTCAGCCGGCGCCCTGCGGTGGTTGGCGGCCGGCGTGGTGGCCTATGCGGTGCTGCAGGCCTACAACGCCGTGTGCCGTGCCCGCGGTCGCTACGTTGAGGCCATCACGGTGGGCGTGGTGCTCGCCGCCGCCCTTTGCATCTCAGCATTGTCGGCCGCTGGAAGCGGCCCCAGCGCCATGGCCCTTACCTGGCTGGTGGTGCTCTCTATCGGAGCCCTGGTGGTCGGCATTCGGTTGATCGCAGTCCTCCGGCGCGTCAAACAGGAGGTACGATGA
- a CDS encoding glycosyltransferase yields MTHSPADVTAVVPARNAESLLPRCLEALRQQGVAEIIVVDGLSTDRTVELALAAGARVLSDEGRGLPWARTLGVRSSNTPWVLLVDADVVFGPRGVADLLTELVEDGHDALQAGLESVAGPGYWGQALAHHHRTGRSRNWFGLVATIVNRDLMLGLGFDDSFKSGEDIELRWRMRQSGLRTAVSRRVVVEHRFAADDFDFALDQFLMDGTGLGRMIRKHGWRGARLALLPAAAAVRGSALSLAAGQPRWLRYYIAFCWYNYTGLVKGFAS; encoded by the coding sequence ATGACTCACAGTCCTGCCGACGTTACTGCCGTCGTTCCGGCCCGCAACGCTGAGAGCCTGCTCCCGCGCTGCCTGGAGGCCCTCCGCCAACAAGGTGTCGCTGAAATCATTGTGGTGGACGGGCTCTCCACCGACCGCACCGTCGAGCTCGCGCTCGCCGCCGGTGCCAGGGTCCTCAGTGACGAGGGCCGCGGCCTGCCCTGGGCACGAACGCTCGGTGTGCGGAGCAGTAACACCCCTTGGGTCCTTCTTGTTGATGCCGACGTTGTGTTCGGGCCTAGGGGAGTGGCCGACCTGCTCACAGAGCTGGTGGAGGACGGACACGATGCCCTCCAGGCCGGCCTGGAAAGTGTCGCCGGACCGGGCTACTGGGGGCAGGCGCTGGCACACCACCACCGCACCGGCCGCAGCCGCAACTGGTTCGGGCTCGTGGCGACGATCGTCAACCGGGACCTGATGCTGGGCCTGGGCTTCGACGACTCGTTCAAGTCGGGGGAGGACATCGAGCTGCGTTGGCGGATGCGGCAGTCCGGGCTGCGAACGGCGGTGTCACGCCGCGTCGTCGTCGAACATCGATTCGCCGCAGACGACTTCGACTTTGCGCTCGACCAGTTCCTCATGGATGGAACCGGACTGGGACGGATGATCCGCAAACACGGCTGGCGCGGCGCGAGGTTGGCGCTGCTGCCCGCCGCCGCCGCGGTCCGGGGCAGCGCCTTGAGCCTCGCCGCGGGCCAGCCCCGCTGGCTTCGCTACTACATCGCCTTCTGCTGGTACAACTACACGGGTTTGGTCAAGGGTTTCGCATCGTGA
- a CDS encoding SDR family oxidoreductase, with protein MTILLAGCGDLGTEAGLRFAALGHRVVGWRRSPSKLPAAIEGVAADLSAPNLPPVPADTAAVVISIAADSPTEAAYQAAYVRGVGNILDALKRDGVTPDRVLFVSSTAVYGDAGGGWVDEETPPAPAGFSGRILMEVEELLRERLAGTSTAAVSLRLGGIYGPGRTRLIDQVRSGSAVVPVDIRYTNRIHRDDAAGAIVHLATMTAEPAPVYVGVDDDPAGLGTVLRFLAGELGMAEPPVGDAGPARAGNKRCSNKLLRGTGFGFTFPSFREGYRDILAGNGMRHP; from the coding sequence ATGACAATCCTCCTTGCCGGCTGCGGCGACCTGGGCACCGAAGCGGGCCTGCGGTTCGCTGCCCTGGGCCATCGTGTGGTGGGATGGCGCCGCTCCCCCTCGAAACTGCCGGCCGCCATCGAAGGCGTTGCGGCTGATTTGAGCGCGCCCAACCTTCCGCCGGTCCCGGCGGACACTGCCGCCGTCGTCATTTCCATAGCCGCAGATTCACCAACGGAAGCGGCCTACCAGGCCGCGTACGTTCGGGGAGTCGGCAATATCCTTGACGCATTAAAGCGCGACGGCGTGACGCCGGACAGGGTGCTCTTTGTCTCGTCCACGGCGGTTTATGGCGATGCCGGCGGCGGCTGGGTGGACGAGGAAACTCCGCCGGCACCGGCTGGCTTTTCCGGCAGGATCCTCATGGAGGTGGAGGAGCTCCTCCGGGAGCGGCTCGCGGGAACATCCACCGCTGCTGTATCCCTGCGGCTGGGCGGCATTTACGGGCCGGGCCGGACCAGGTTGATCGACCAGGTGCGCAGCGGTTCCGCCGTTGTCCCGGTGGACATCCGGTACACGAACCGCATCCACCGGGATGACGCTGCCGGTGCGATCGTCCACCTCGCCACCATGACTGCTGAACCGGCTCCCGTCTATGTCGGGGTGGACGATGACCCGGCCGGCCTGGGCACCGTGCTCCGGTTCCTTGCGGGCGAACTGGGCATGGCCGAACCCCCGGTGGGTGATGCCGGACCTGCCCGCGCTGGAAACAAGCGCTGCAGCAACAAGCTCCTCCGGGGCACGGGCTTTGGCTTCACTTTTCCGTCCTTCAGGGAGGGCTACCGGGACATCCTGGCCGGGAACGGCATGCGCCACCCATAG
- a CDS encoding MSMEG_6728 family protein has translation MQTFLPYPDFRQSAAALDTARLGKQRVEALQTLRALVIPGYGWQTHPAIRMWMGYVPALTMYGLAMVDEWTKRGHPDKTRENITEFAPQAAHPDYAAKIPMPPWLGDPDFHLSHRSKLVRKEPKFYTSVFEDAVPDMDYIWPEPKHEFLPQEPEGDILWILRSPHHDVDPQALDTVALPPVHGFPAAAAAEDEPDDGYSPVYIDDGSRRPSKQPRKAPPKPQQKKPTRKRLAQEEAFATLPGKTPVAVPFEHGHKFAVGQVVGRPITLEDGRFGRNFTVTEIIDRSAFTYPALLQDPRVFFPVEAP, from the coding sequence ATGCAAACCTTCCTCCCGTACCCCGATTTCCGGCAGAGCGCCGCTGCCCTGGACACCGCCCGGCTCGGCAAGCAGCGCGTCGAAGCGCTCCAGACACTGCGCGCCCTGGTGATTCCCGGATACGGCTGGCAGACCCACCCGGCGATCCGGATGTGGATGGGCTACGTGCCCGCCCTGACCATGTACGGGCTGGCGATGGTGGACGAATGGACCAAGCGCGGGCACCCGGATAAGACGCGTGAAAACATCACCGAGTTTGCGCCGCAGGCGGCCCACCCGGACTATGCGGCCAAGATTCCGATGCCGCCGTGGCTGGGAGACCCCGACTTCCACCTCAGCCACCGCTCCAAGCTGGTGCGCAAGGAACCCAAGTTCTACACCTCCGTCTTTGAGGACGCGGTACCGGACATGGACTACATCTGGCCGGAGCCGAAGCACGAGTTCCTGCCGCAGGAACCCGAGGGCGACATTTTGTGGATCCTCCGTTCACCGCATCACGACGTCGATCCCCAGGCCCTGGACACGGTGGCGCTTCCCCCGGTGCATGGTTTCCCCGCTGCCGCGGCTGCCGAAGACGAGCCGGATGACGGCTACTCCCCTGTCTACATCGACGACGGATCCCGCCGCCCTTCAAAGCAGCCGCGGAAGGCGCCGCCCAAGCCGCAGCAGAAGAAGCCCACCCGCAAGCGCCTGGCGCAGGAGGAAGCCTTCGCTACCCTCCCCGGGAAGACGCCCGTGGCCGTCCCGTTCGAACACGGCCACAAGTTTGCCGTGGGACAGGTGGTGGGCCGGCCCATCACACTGGAGGACGGACGGTTCGGCAGGAACTTCACGGTGACCGAGATCATCGACCGCTCGGCCTTTACCTACCCGGCGCTCCTGCAGGATCCCCGCGTGTTCTTCCCGGTTGAGGCACCGTAG
- the uvrA gene encoding excinuclease ABC subunit UvrA, protein MQNAKHADHLQYPVPAHAADGFVRVRGARENNLRNVDVDVPRDAIVAFTGVSGSGKSSLAFGTIYAEAQRRYFESVAPYARRLIQQGHNPKVELISGLPPAVALQQRRGAPSSRSTVGTVTTLSNSLRMLFSRAGTYPAGSTQLDSDAFSPNTAAGACPECHGLGTAHTVTESSLVPDPSLSIRDGAVAAWPGAWQGKNLRDILTQLGYDVDIPWRKLPRKHREWILFTEEQPVVEVTPQRDRVAKPYKGRFWSARSYVLHTLADSQSASMRERVLAYMESGPCPRCSGTGLTPQALAVTFAGRTIAELNRLPMTDLAEIVRPTSELHDAGTASRRQLTGESNEVAVAITRDLLQRITVLLDLGLGYLALGRATPTLSPGEMQRLRIATQLRSGLFGVIYVLDEPSAGLHPADAEPLLDVLEQLKSSGNSVFVVEHNMDVVRRADWLVDVGPRAGEGGGEVLYSGPVAGLADIGASVTRPFLFSEALPQVPDSSEARQAREPGGWLELKDVRRHNLRGLHARFPLGVLTAVTGVSGSGKSTLVSRVLGEVVGSGLKSPVEAGEAGDPLASGTVTGSHLIDRLVTVDQKPIGRTPRSNLATYTGLFDAVRKEFAATEQAKDRGFGAGRFSFNVAGGRCETCQGEGFVAVELLFLPGSYGPCPECAGSRFNQETLEVEYRGKSVAEVLALTVDAAAEFLAQVPAAARSLKSLQDVGLGYLRLGQPATELSGGEAQRIKLATELQRAQRGHTLYLLDEPTTGLHPADVELLMAQLHGLVDAGNSVVVVEHEMAVVAGADWVIDLGPSGGDKGGQIMATGTPADVAQSPESRTAPYLAAALGQETARQRPEKSRFDNAAAMS, encoded by the coding sequence ATGCAGAACGCCAAGCACGCTGATCACCTGCAGTATCCGGTTCCTGCCCACGCAGCCGATGGCTTTGTCCGGGTACGCGGAGCCCGGGAAAACAACCTCCGCAACGTGGACGTGGATGTTCCGAGGGACGCCATTGTGGCATTCACGGGGGTTTCCGGCTCCGGGAAGTCATCCTTGGCGTTCGGTACGATTTACGCCGAGGCCCAGCGGCGCTACTTTGAATCGGTTGCCCCTTACGCGCGCCGCCTGATCCAACAGGGGCACAACCCCAAGGTGGAGCTCATCAGCGGCCTGCCGCCCGCCGTCGCGCTTCAACAGCGGCGTGGCGCGCCCAGCAGCCGATCCACGGTGGGAACGGTCACCACGCTCTCCAATTCCCTGCGCATGCTCTTTTCCCGTGCGGGTACCTACCCGGCAGGCAGCACCCAGCTGGACTCGGATGCCTTCTCCCCCAATACGGCCGCCGGAGCCTGCCCCGAATGCCACGGACTGGGAACCGCGCATACCGTCACGGAGTCCTCGCTCGTCCCCGACCCGTCCTTGAGCATCCGCGACGGTGCGGTCGCTGCCTGGCCCGGCGCATGGCAGGGAAAGAACCTGCGGGACATCCTCACCCAACTGGGGTACGACGTCGACATCCCGTGGCGCAAACTGCCCAGGAAGCACCGGGAGTGGATCCTCTTCACCGAGGAACAGCCCGTGGTTGAGGTGACCCCGCAGCGCGACCGGGTTGCCAAGCCTTACAAGGGGCGGTTCTGGAGCGCCAGGAGCTACGTGCTCCACACACTGGCAGACTCGCAGAGTGCCTCGATGCGTGAACGGGTCCTTGCCTACATGGAATCGGGGCCCTGCCCGCGCTGTTCGGGCACCGGGCTGACTCCGCAGGCCCTGGCCGTCACGTTCGCGGGCAGGACCATCGCGGAACTCAACCGCCTTCCCATGACTGACCTTGCTGAGATTGTCCGTCCCACCTCGGAGTTGCACGACGCCGGTACGGCCTCACGCAGGCAGCTCACCGGAGAGTCGAACGAGGTTGCGGTGGCCATCACGCGGGACCTGCTCCAGCGCATCACTGTCCTGCTGGATCTCGGGCTAGGATACCTGGCTCTGGGCCGGGCCACTCCCACGTTGTCGCCCGGCGAGATGCAGCGGCTCCGGATCGCCACGCAGCTGCGTTCCGGCCTCTTCGGCGTGATCTACGTGCTGGACGAACCTTCCGCAGGGCTCCACCCGGCCGACGCCGAGCCTCTCCTGGACGTGCTGGAGCAACTGAAGTCGTCAGGCAACTCGGTGTTCGTGGTGGAGCACAACATGGATGTGGTGCGCCGGGCCGATTGGCTTGTGGACGTGGGCCCCCGCGCCGGTGAGGGCGGCGGCGAGGTGCTCTACAGTGGACCCGTTGCCGGGCTCGCTGACATCGGCGCGTCCGTCACCAGGCCCTTCCTGTTCAGCGAAGCCTTGCCGCAGGTCCCCGACAGTTCGGAAGCAAGGCAGGCTCGGGAGCCCGGCGGATGGCTCGAACTGAAGGACGTCCGCCGGCACAACCTGCGCGGACTCCATGCGCGCTTTCCCCTGGGCGTCTTGACTGCCGTCACCGGCGTGTCCGGTTCGGGGAAGTCCACCCTGGTGAGCCGGGTGCTCGGTGAGGTAGTGGGTTCAGGACTCAAGTCCCCCGTTGAGGCAGGGGAAGCCGGCGACCCGTTGGCCTCGGGAACCGTTACCGGGAGCCACCTCATCGATCGCCTGGTGACAGTGGACCAAAAGCCCATCGGACGGACGCCGCGCTCGAACCTGGCCACCTACACGGGACTCTTTGACGCGGTCCGCAAGGAGTTTGCCGCCACCGAACAAGCGAAGGACCGGGGCTTCGGTGCCGGAAGGTTCTCCTTCAACGTTGCCGGCGGCCGCTGTGAGACCTGCCAGGGCGAGGGCTTTGTAGCGGTGGAACTGCTTTTCCTGCCAGGCAGCTACGGCCCTTGCCCGGAATGCGCCGGGTCCCGCTTCAACCAGGAGACACTCGAGGTGGAGTACCGGGGCAAGAGTGTGGCCGAAGTGCTGGCCCTGACGGTAGATGCCGCTGCGGAGTTCCTTGCCCAGGTCCCTGCCGCGGCACGAAGCCTCAAAAGCCTTCAGGATGTGGGGCTCGGCTATCTTCGCCTCGGGCAGCCGGCTACGGAGCTCTCCGGCGGAGAAGCGCAGCGCATCAAGCTGGCCACCGAACTTCAGCGGGCGCAACGGGGGCACACCCTGTACCTGTTGGATGAACCCACCACCGGGCTGCACCCGGCGGACGTGGAATTGCTGATGGCCCAGCTCCACGGCTTGGTGGATGCCGGGAACTCGGTGGTGGTTGTCGAGCACGAGATGGCGGTGGTGGCCGGTGCTGACTGGGTCATCGATCTCGGCCCGTCAGGTGGCGACAAAGGTGGGCAGATCATGGCCACTGGAACTCCGGCCGATGTGGCGCAATCCCCTGAGAGCCGTACAGCCCCTTACCTGGCTGCTGCCCTCGGTCAGGAAACTGCCAGGCAACGCCCAGAAAAATCTCGATTTGATAACGCCGCTGCTATGTCCTAG
- a CDS encoding glycosyltransferase, with product MTSTLDTPSRIDRRWKPRDLWCALAGAVSLALVVWAASTVAVPVTSDLGLVAVLPVPFWAGVLILNAAFFVALRGDAAGPARGPVMIWLVAVLVLVLFGTAAFVTDVPRGEVAFRHLGIADALSGMQRVDPNIDAYFNWPGFFALLATVLGATGLDPVSLALWAPVFNVSLWLVAVAVLTGYLTRDPRRRWLVLWLFCLGNWQDQDYLSPQAFGFFLYLVVLGMLLGPLAARSAKFHGFRPADLGQWWRERSPAEPRAGFRLAALVVTLLLIPVITASHQLTPFILLIVITVLTLSGRVWTSRLPLIAGLVLVLWLIYPASTYLAGHPLLEDAGLQVAAEANVVERVSGSAGHLLVVQLRVLLTVLLWALAAVGAVRDWRRKRLDIRVVLLAGAPLLLFPAQAYGGEMLIRVSLFALPFIALLASSVLLPSDRGTRPSSRATGALVLTCFLLAVLTVTGRFGNAQYDVFTDSEMDAVATVQQLAPPGMAILSAAHPTPWRSESYLDHRYRTMDDLCREDLTTATCGPIVFNYARHNPGGAMMLFMRSSEASVVLQGDSSAQGFAELEEWISMQNGVELAFSNTDARVYRVAP from the coding sequence ATGACCAGCACGCTTGATACGCCCAGCCGCATAGACCGGCGCTGGAAGCCCCGCGACCTGTGGTGTGCCCTCGCCGGCGCGGTGTCCCTGGCCCTTGTTGTGTGGGCCGCGTCCACCGTGGCAGTGCCTGTGACCAGCGACTTGGGGCTCGTGGCCGTCCTGCCCGTCCCCTTCTGGGCCGGCGTCCTGATTCTTAATGCCGCCTTCTTCGTGGCGTTGCGGGGGGACGCGGCGGGCCCGGCGAGGGGCCCCGTGATGATTTGGCTCGTCGCGGTGCTCGTGCTCGTGCTCTTCGGGACCGCAGCCTTCGTTACAGATGTACCGCGCGGCGAGGTCGCGTTCCGGCATCTCGGCATCGCCGATGCCCTCTCGGGCATGCAGCGGGTCGATCCGAACATCGACGCTTACTTCAACTGGCCCGGTTTCTTCGCCCTGCTGGCGACGGTCCTCGGGGCAACGGGGCTCGACCCGGTGAGCCTTGCACTGTGGGCTCCAGTATTCAACGTGAGTCTGTGGCTCGTTGCCGTCGCGGTGCTCACCGGTTACCTGACGCGGGATCCGCGTCGGCGCTGGCTGGTGCTCTGGCTGTTCTGCCTTGGTAACTGGCAGGACCAGGACTACCTGTCTCCACAAGCCTTTGGCTTCTTCCTGTACCTCGTTGTGCTTGGAATGCTTCTCGGTCCCCTGGCCGCGCGGTCCGCCAAGTTCCACGGCTTCCGGCCAGCCGACCTCGGGCAGTGGTGGCGGGAGCGGTCACCGGCCGAGCCCCGGGCGGGATTCCGGCTGGCCGCTCTCGTCGTGACCCTCCTGCTCATCCCCGTCATCACCGCGAGCCATCAGCTGACGCCGTTTATCCTGCTCATCGTCATCACCGTTCTCACCCTCAGCGGACGGGTATGGACCAGCCGGCTGCCCCTGATCGCCGGCCTAGTGCTGGTGCTCTGGCTCATCTACCCAGCGAGTACGTACCTCGCCGGACATCCGCTCCTGGAGGACGCGGGGCTGCAGGTTGCGGCCGAGGCGAACGTCGTCGAGCGCGTGAGCGGGTCTGCCGGGCACCTGCTCGTGGTGCAGCTTCGGGTTCTCCTCACCGTTCTGCTTTGGGCGCTCGCCGCCGTGGGAGCCGTGCGTGACTGGCGGAGGAAGCGCCTGGACATCAGGGTGGTCCTGCTCGCCGGCGCACCGCTGCTGCTTTTCCCGGCGCAGGCATACGGCGGAGAAATGCTCATCCGCGTCTCGTTGTTCGCGCTGCCCTTCATTGCACTGCTGGCGAGCTCGGTCCTGCTTCCCTCGGACCGGGGCACCCGCCCGTCCTCCCGTGCCACGGGCGCCCTTGTGCTCACCTGCTTCCTGCTGGCCGTGCTGACCGTGACCGGCCGGTTTGGAAACGCCCAGTATGACGTTTTCACTGACAGCGAGATGGACGCAGTCGCCACCGTGCAACAGCTGGCGCCCCCGGGCATGGCGATCCTCTCGGCCGCCCACCCGACGCCATGGCGCAGCGAGTCCTACCTCGATCACCGTTACCGGACAATGGACGACCTGTGCCGGGAGGACCTGACGACGGCTACCTGCGGCCCCATCGTCTTCAATTACGCCCGGCACAACCCCGGGGGCGCCATGATGCTCTTCATGCGCTCGTCCGAGGCGAGCGTGGTGCTCCAGGGCGACAGCAGTGCACAAGGTTTTGCCGAGTTGGAGGAGTGGATCAGCATGCAGAACGGCGTGGAACTGGCGTTCAGCAACACCGACGCGCGCGTCTACCGGGTGGCGCCATGA
- a CDS encoding transglycosylase family protein, which produces MNNTRFRTAARRGATVVAISAAGLALSATAANAATSTSTWDALAQCESGGNWAINTGNGFSGGLQFTPSTWAAYGGSGSAADASREQQIAVAEQVQAAQGWGAWPSCAAQLGLSGGATGAVQQSAPVQSVPVQAAPVQAAPAQAAPVQVAPATAPAAKHVKAVALSGETYTLQAGDTLSIVAGKLGINGGWQQLADANLDTISDPNLVFEGQVIQLPA; this is translated from the coding sequence ATGAACAACACCAGATTCCGTACTGCCGCGCGCCGTGGAGCCACCGTGGTCGCTATTTCGGCCGCAGGACTCGCCCTTTCGGCAACCGCGGCAAACGCGGCTACCAGCACCTCTACGTGGGACGCACTGGCACAGTGCGAGAGCGGCGGCAACTGGGCCATCAACACCGGCAACGGCTTCAGCGGCGGCCTCCAGTTCACCCCCAGCACTTGGGCAGCTTACGGCGGCAGTGGTTCGGCCGCAGACGCCAGCCGCGAGCAGCAGATTGCCGTGGCCGAGCAGGTCCAGGCAGCACAGGGCTGGGGAGCCTGGCCCTCCTGCGCAGCGCAGCTTGGCCTGAGCGGCGGAGCTACCGGCGCGGTACAGCAGAGTGCGCCGGTGCAGAGCGTTCCCGTTCAGGCGGCACCCGTCCAGGCCGCCCCTGCCCAGGCCGCCCCCGTCCAGGTGGCCCCAGCCACGGCTCCGGCTGCCAAGCACGTGAAAGCAGTTGCCCTCAGCGGCGAGACGTACACGCTCCAGGCCGGCGACACCTTGAGCATCGTGGCCGGGAAGCTGGGCATCAACGGCGGCTGGCAGCAACTTGCCGACGCCAACCTGGACACCATTTCTGATCCGAACCTCGTCTTCGAGGGCCAGGTCATCCAGCTTCCCGCGTGA